From the genome of Cytobacillus firmus, one region includes:
- the uvsE gene encoding UV DNA damage repair endonuclease UvsE: MKIRLGYVSHAISLWEASPARTLTFTRYQQLPEEERLEKLKAVTAVNLQNTLRMLYFNIAHEIQLYRLSSSIVPLATHPEVLWDFVTPFKKKWLEIGDLIKKHDLRVSFHPNQFTLFTSPREDVTRNAVKDMEYHYRMFEAMGVEKKSVINIHIGGAYGDKLSTIDRFHESLKMLPSHVKEQMTLENDDKTYNAEETLLACQKENIPLVFDYHHHMANLSTRPLEEILPEIFQTWDKTGLKPKIHISSPKSEKAFRSHADYVDLDFIRPLLDVLKTFNQDVDFMIEAKAKDKAALKLTEDISNIRGVKRIGGAEVEWK, from the coding sequence TTGAAAATCAGACTGGGGTATGTTTCCCATGCAATCAGCTTGTGGGAGGCATCTCCTGCAAGAACATTAACATTTACACGCTATCAGCAGCTGCCTGAAGAGGAAAGGCTGGAAAAGCTGAAGGCCGTCACAGCGGTGAATCTGCAAAATACGCTACGAATGCTTTATTTTAATATCGCCCATGAAATTCAGCTGTATCGGCTCTCAAGCTCCATCGTGCCTCTGGCCACCCATCCGGAGGTTTTATGGGATTTTGTCACCCCCTTTAAGAAAAAATGGCTTGAGATTGGCGATTTGATTAAAAAACATGATCTCCGCGTGAGCTTTCACCCCAATCAATTCACCCTGTTCACTTCTCCGCGCGAGGATGTGACCCGGAATGCAGTTAAAGATATGGAATATCATTACCGGATGTTTGAGGCCATGGGCGTCGAAAAGAAAAGCGTCATCAACATCCATATTGGCGGGGCTTACGGGGACAAGCTCTCGACCATTGACCGGTTCCATGAAAGTCTAAAGATGCTGCCGTCTCATGTCAAAGAGCAAATGACACTCGAAAATGATGATAAAACCTATAACGCGGAGGAAACTCTCCTGGCCTGCCAAAAGGAAAACATCCCTCTTGTATTCGATTATCATCACCATATGGCGAACCTCAGCACCCGCCCGCTGGAAGAAATTCTCCCGGAGATTTTCCAGACATGGGACAAAACAGGTCTTAAGCCGAAAATTCATATTTCCTCGCCCAAATCGGAAAAGGCCTTTCGGTCCCATGCCGACTATGTCGACCTGGATTTTATCCGGCCCCTTCTCGACGTGCTGAAAACCTTTAATCAGGATGTCGATTTTATGATCGAGGCGAAAGCCAAGGACAAGGCTGCACTTAAGCTGACAGAGGATATCAGCAATATCCGCGGGGTGAAAAGGATCGGCGGAGCGGAAGTAGAGTGGAAATAA
- the argS gene encoding arginine--tRNA ligase, translating to MNIVEQVQGKLKQEIKDAVVKAGLAAEEQIPDVILEIPKEKSHGDYSTNMAMQLARVAKKAPRVIAEELIASFDSSKASIEKIEIAGPGFINFYMNNSYLTDLIPAVLGAGDQYGETTVGNNQKIQVEFVSANPTGDLHLGHARGAAVGDSLCNILDKAGYDVSREYYINDAGNQINNLALSVEARYFQALGLDKEMPADGYHGEDIIGIGKKLADEHGDKYVNADEKERFDFFREYGLKYEMAKLKQDLEDFRVPFDVWYSETSLYHNGKIDTALQALKDNGHIYEEEGATWFRSTTFGDDKDRVLIKNDGSYTYLTPDIAYHKDKLERGFEKLINIWGADHHGYIPRMKAAIQALGYDREALEVEIIQLVHLYKNGEKMKMSKRTGKAVTMRDLVEEVGLDATRYFFAMRSADTHLDFDLDLAVSQSNENPVYYAQYAHARISSILRQGEEQGMSAEAADYSLISAEKEIDVLKKIGEFPQAVGEAAQKRMPHRITNYIYELASSFHSFYNAEKVLDAENPERTKARLALIKAVQTTLKNSLKLIGVSAPEKM from the coding sequence ATGAACATAGTTGAGCAGGTGCAAGGCAAATTAAAGCAGGAAATTAAGGATGCGGTTGTAAAAGCCGGTTTGGCAGCGGAAGAGCAGATTCCCGATGTGATTCTTGAAATCCCGAAGGAAAAGTCGCATGGCGATTATTCCACGAATATGGCAATGCAGCTGGCGCGAGTGGCAAAAAAGGCGCCAAGAGTGATTGCAGAAGAGCTTATTGCTTCATTTGACAGCTCAAAAGCTTCCATTGAAAAAATTGAAATCGCCGGACCTGGCTTTATCAATTTTTACATGAATAACTCTTATCTGACTGATCTGATTCCAGCCGTTCTTGGAGCAGGAGATCAGTACGGAGAAACAACAGTCGGCAACAATCAGAAGATCCAGGTGGAGTTTGTTTCCGCTAACCCGACAGGGGACCTGCATCTTGGACATGCCCGCGGCGCAGCTGTAGGCGACTCCCTATGCAACATTTTAGACAAAGCCGGCTACGATGTTTCCCGTGAGTACTATATCAATGATGCCGGCAACCAGATCAACAATCTGGCTCTATCAGTTGAAGCCCGTTATTTCCAGGCTCTTGGCTTAGATAAAGAAATGCCTGCTGACGGCTATCATGGCGAAGACATCATCGGCATCGGCAAAAAGCTGGCTGATGAGCACGGCGATAAATATGTAAATGCGGATGAAAAAGAGCGTTTTGACTTTTTCCGTGAATACGGCCTGAAATATGAAATGGCGAAGCTGAAGCAGGATCTTGAAGATTTCCGCGTTCCATTCGATGTATGGTATTCGGAAACATCTCTTTATCATAATGGCAAAATCGACACAGCCCTTCAGGCATTAAAGGATAACGGCCACATTTACGAGGAAGAGGGCGCAACATGGTTCCGTTCCACCACTTTCGGTGATGACAAAGACCGTGTCCTTATTAAAAATGACGGCTCTTACACGTATCTGACTCCAGATATCGCTTACCATAAAGACAAGCTTGAAAGAGGCTTTGAAAAGCTGATCAACATCTGGGGCGCTGACCACCATGGCTACATTCCGCGCATGAAGGCGGCCATCCAGGCACTTGGCTATGACCGTGAGGCGCTCGAAGTCGAAATCATCCAGCTTGTACACCTTTACAAGAACGGCGAAAAAATGAAGATGAGCAAACGTACCGGCAAAGCGGTAACAATGCGTGACCTTGTAGAAGAAGTAGGACTGGACGCAACACGCTATTTCTTCGCGATGAGAAGCGCAGATACACATCTTGATTTCGACCTTGATCTGGCTGTATCCCAATCCAATGAAAACCCTGTTTACTATGCTCAGTACGCACACGCGCGTATTTCCAGCATTCTGCGCCAGGGTGAAGAGCAGGGCATGTCTGCTGAAGCAGCAGATTACTCCCTGATTTCTGCGGAAAAGGAAATCGACGTTCTGAAGAAGATTGGTGAATTCCCGCAGGCTGTCGGCGAAGCAGCGCAAAAGCGCATGCCGCACAGAATTACGAACTATATTTATGAACTGGCTTCATCTTTCCACAGCTTCTATAATGCTGAAAAAGTATTGGATGCGGAAAATCCGGAAAGAACGAAAGCACGTCTGGCACTGATCAAAGCGGTTCAGACTACTTTGAAGAACTCCCTGAAATTAATTGGCGTATCTGCTCCGGAAAAAATGTAA
- a CDS encoding XapX domain-containing protein, producing MKIVLLSILTGFLVGFVFAFMKLPIPAPPALPGIMGIVGIYLGFKAYEVVLPWLQGMLR from the coding sequence ATGAAAATCGTTCTTTTATCCATTCTTACAGGATTCTTAGTCGGATTCGTCTTTGCTTTCATGAAGCTGCCGATTCCCGCTCCGCCAGCGCTTCCCGGGATTATGGGAATTGTCGGCATTTACCTCGGGTTTAAAGCATATGAAGTGGTTCTGCCTTGGCTGCAGGGGATGTTGAGATAG
- a CDS encoding DUF1934 domain-containing protein, with protein MSSRSAEQMPVKINVKTDIRSGGSKETFELTAFGRYYIKDSARFLQYDEVMEEGTVKTIIKMSDADGLILRSGAVKMRLPFRMNKKLRGSYETPYGVFEMGTVTKRMAHQYDGESGEGSIDILYDLKMQGSQAGTYHLAITFEEENNEHS; from the coding sequence TTGTCCAGTCGCTCAGCGGAACAAATGCCTGTGAAGATTAATGTGAAGACAGATATTCGCAGTGGAGGCAGCAAAGAGACTTTTGAATTGACTGCTTTTGGCCGATACTATATAAAAGATTCCGCCCGTTTCCTTCAGTATGATGAAGTGATGGAAGAGGGAACAGTTAAGACGATTATAAAAATGTCCGATGCAGACGGGCTGATTTTACGAAGCGGCGCCGTGAAAATGAGGCTCCCTTTCAGAATGAATAAAAAGCTCCGCGGCAGCTACGAGACGCCGTATGGAGTGTTTGAGATGGGTACGGTGACCAAGCGGATGGCCCATCAATATGACGGCGAATCCGGCGAAGGTTCGATTGATATTTTATACGACCTGAAAATGCAGGGATCCCAGGCAGGTACATACCATTTGGCGATTACGTTTGAGGAGGAGAACAATGAACATAGTTGA
- the cls gene encoding cardiolipin synthase — translation MTVWNIIMAVLLIIFLWLYIDFTWGRKSHMKKLERTACPIRQSDMELFADGPALFENLFSELKKAQKHIHVLFYIVKDDKISKEFLTILMGKAKEGVEVRLLLDWAGSFPVKRKIVKELKSSGIKFSFAHVPKLPFLFYSFQARNHRKITVIDGKIGYSGGFNIGKEYINQDKKLNPWRDYHLKFWGEGVQDLQREFLTDWYKATKTDLLANSIYFPELHAGKYRHQFAAYKGAFLEESFSSLIRKAKTSITIGTPYFIPGKRLFKDLLHALERGVTVKILVPCVTDHILVKEASYLYLRTLIKEGAYVYEFKKGFYHAKAIIIDDEISDIGTANFDKRSLFLNYEINCFIFDKEFIEQIQAIVDKDILNAKRLTLKELNRLDPLRTFKEMLARSVASFL, via the coding sequence ATGACTGTCTGGAATATCATTATGGCCGTATTACTCATCATATTCCTGTGGCTCTATATCGATTTTACTTGGGGCCGGAAAAGCCATATGAAAAAGCTGGAGCGGACCGCATGCCCTATCCGGCAGTCTGATATGGAGCTGTTTGCAGACGGGCCTGCTTTGTTTGAAAACTTATTTTCCGAGCTTAAAAAAGCTCAAAAGCACATTCATGTTTTATTTTACATTGTGAAGGATGATAAAATCAGCAAGGAGTTTTTAACCATATTAATGGGTAAAGCAAAAGAAGGAGTGGAAGTCCGTCTTCTCCTGGATTGGGCCGGAAGCTTTCCTGTCAAAAGAAAAATCGTCAAGGAACTGAAGAGCAGCGGCATCAAGTTTTCGTTTGCGCATGTGCCAAAGCTTCCTTTTCTCTTTTATTCGTTTCAGGCCAGGAACCATCGTAAAATTACTGTTATTGATGGGAAGATCGGTTACAGCGGCGGTTTTAATATCGGCAAAGAATACATCAATCAGGATAAAAAGCTGAACCCGTGGCGTGATTACCATTTAAAATTTTGGGGCGAGGGCGTGCAGGATCTGCAAAGAGAGTTTCTGACTGACTGGTATAAAGCAACGAAGACCGACCTGCTCGCAAACAGCATCTATTTTCCTGAGCTTCATGCAGGTAAATACCGCCATCAGTTTGCGGCTTATAAAGGTGCTTTTTTGGAGGAAAGCTTTTCATCATTAATACGGAAGGCGAAAACGAGCATTACGATTGGGACCCCCTATTTTATTCCGGGCAAAAGACTTTTTAAGGATCTGCTCCATGCCCTGGAACGCGGCGTCACGGTCAAGATCCTCGTCCCGTGCGTGACAGATCATATTCTTGTAAAAGAAGCCTCTTATCTTTATCTAAGAACCCTGATAAAAGAAGGCGCTTATGTGTATGAGTTCAAAAAGGGCTTTTACCATGCAAAAGCGATTATTATCGATGATGAGATTAGTGATATTGGAACAGCCAATTTTGATAAGCGGAGCCTGTTCTTAAATTATGAAATCAATTGCTTTATCTTTGACAAAGAGTTCATAGAGCAAATCCAGGCTATTGTAGACAAAGACATACTAAATGCAAAGAGATTGACCCTAAAAGAATTAAACCGTCTGGATCCTTTACGGACATTTAAAGAGATGCTTGCCCGTTCTGTGGCAAGTTTTCTGTAA
- a CDS encoding heterodisulfide reductase-related iron-sulfur binding cluster, which produces MNGLLWINLIAFLLVTAYAISLFVYVVKTRIEYIKLGKKVEFDGKVKERLEKIWVNVFGQKKLLKDKKSGIIHVMFFYGFILVQFGAIDFIIKGIKPGAHLPLGPLYPGFTFFQEIVTLTILVAVIWAFYRRYVEKLVRLKRGFKSGLVLIFIGGLMLSVLLGNGMSMIWHGHEGTWTEPVASLIAGGFSWMGETASIAVFYIAWWIHLLFLLAFLVYVPQSKHAHLIAGPANVYFNRLDNPGKLKAIDFEDESQESFGVGKIEDFTQHQMIDFYACVECGRCTNMCPATGTGKMLSPMDLILKLRDHLTNHGAVVTSKQPWVPTFAFSNTKGNQLALAAAGQGAEEAAAGLAYSPSLIGEVITEEEIWACTTCRNCEDQCPVMNEHVDKIIDLRRYLVLTEGKMDADAQRAMTNIERQGNPWGLNRKEREDWREAREDVHVPTVKEMKKAGEEFEYLFWVGSMGSYDNRSQKIALSFAKLMNEAGVKFAILGNKEKNSGDTPRRLGNEFLFQELATKNIEEFEKNEVKKIVTIDPHAYNIFKNEYPDFGLEAEVFHHTEVLAQLVEEGKLKPQYAVEETITFHDSCYLGRYNEVYDPPREILKSIPGVKLVEMERNRETGMCCGAGGGLMWMEEETGHRINVSRTEQALAVNPSVISSGCPYCLTMLSDGTKAKEVEEQVHTYDVAEILEKSVIGESRNVAS; this is translated from the coding sequence ATGAACGGTTTATTGTGGATCAACTTAATTGCATTCCTTCTTGTAACCGCTTACGCTATCAGCCTGTTTGTCTATGTTGTGAAGACGCGGATTGAATATATTAAGCTTGGCAAAAAGGTGGAGTTTGACGGCAAGGTGAAAGAGCGCCTTGAAAAGATCTGGGTCAATGTTTTTGGCCAGAAAAAGCTTTTAAAGGATAAGAAAAGCGGCATCATTCACGTGATGTTTTTCTACGGCTTCATTCTTGTCCAATTCGGAGCGATTGATTTTATTATAAAAGGAATTAAGCCAGGTGCACACCTGCCGCTTGGACCTTTATACCCCGGGTTCACCTTTTTCCAGGAAATTGTGACCCTTACGATCCTTGTTGCGGTCATCTGGGCTTTCTACCGCCGTTATGTGGAAAAGCTTGTCCGCTTAAAGCGCGGATTCAAATCTGGTCTCGTCCTTATTTTTATCGGAGGGCTCATGCTTTCCGTCCTGCTTGGCAATGGCATGAGCATGATCTGGCATGGCCATGAAGGAACCTGGACAGAACCGGTTGCTTCCCTGATTGCCGGCGGATTCTCATGGATGGGTGAAACAGCCTCAATTGCTGTCTTTTATATCGCATGGTGGATTCATTTATTATTCCTGCTTGCATTCCTGGTGTATGTGCCTCAATCCAAGCACGCTCACTTAATCGCCGGACCGGCCAACGTATATTTCAACCGTCTGGACAATCCGGGGAAATTAAAGGCAATCGACTTTGAAGATGAATCACAGGAAAGCTTTGGTGTCGGAAAGATTGAAGATTTTACACAGCATCAGATGATTGACTTCTATGCGTGTGTGGAATGCGGACGCTGTACCAATATGTGTCCGGCAACCGGCACTGGAAAGATGCTTTCGCCGATGGATTTAATCCTGAAATTGCGTGATCATTTAACCAATCACGGTGCTGTTGTCACGTCGAAGCAGCCTTGGGTGCCGACATTCGCTTTTTCCAACACGAAAGGCAATCAGCTTGCCCTTGCAGCTGCCGGCCAGGGTGCAGAAGAAGCTGCAGCTGGCCTTGCATACAGCCCAAGCCTGATTGGCGAAGTCATTACCGAAGAAGAAATCTGGGCTTGTACGACTTGCCGAAACTGTGAAGACCAATGTCCGGTAATGAATGAACATGTTGATAAAATTATCGATCTGCGCCGCTACCTTGTGTTAACTGAGGGTAAAATGGACGCTGACGCACAGCGCGCCATGACCAATATCGAGCGCCAGGGCAATCCTTGGGGACTGAACCGCAAGGAGCGTGAAGACTGGAGAGAAGCACGTGAAGATGTTCATGTGCCGACAGTGAAGGAAATGAAAAAGGCGGGAGAAGAGTTCGAATACTTATTCTGGGTTGGTTCCATGGGCTCTTACGACAACCGCAGCCAGAAGATCGCTCTTTCCTTTGCGAAACTGATGAATGAGGCCGGCGTCAAGTTCGCCATCCTTGGCAACAAGGAAAAGAACTCTGGTGACACGCCAAGACGTCTTGGAAACGAGTTCCTGTTCCAGGAGCTTGCCACTAAGAATATTGAAGAGTTTGAGAAGAATGAAGTGAAGAAGATCGTCACGATCGACCCTCATGCCTACAACATCTTTAAAAATGAGTATCCGGATTTCGGATTAGAGGCAGAGGTTTTTCACCATACTGAAGTTCTTGCCCAGCTAGTGGAAGAAGGCAAGCTGAAGCCGCAATATGCTGTGGAAGAAACGATTACCTTCCATGATTCCTGCTATCTGGGACGCTACAACGAGGTGTATGATCCTCCGCGAGAAATCCTTAAGAGCATCCCGGGCGTCAAGCTTGTGGAAATGGAAAGAAACCGCGAAACCGGCATGTGCTGCGGAGCGGGCGGCGGCCTGATGTGGATGGAAGAAGAAACCGGACACCGCATCAACGTATCACGCACAGAGCAGGCATTGGCAGTAAATCCATCCGTGATTAGTTCAGGATGTCCATACTGCTTAACCATGCTGTCTGATGGAACAAAAGCTAAAGAAGTGGAAGAACAGGTTCATACGTACGATGTTGCTGAAATTCTTGAAAAGTCTGTTATAGGTGAAAGCCGGAATGTAGCATCTTAA
- a CDS encoding cysteine dioxygenase, with protein MKERFQSILASLKSPSADELKKALASLNIKLEDLLPHLQPADGKPYYRKLLYHNDEVELLVMNWSDIECAPHDHGNSKGWIQVMNGDSENTVFEVREDVPIELFAEVKSQGSFFYAPKKGVHKMKSAGRENLVTLHLYSPPITGMKVYDLKKCAACVVSEDCGAWWPEEQRQKVREIQLK; from the coding sequence ATGAAGGAACGGTTTCAAAGCATTTTGGCTTCTTTAAAATCACCTTCTGCAGATGAACTTAAAAAAGCTTTGGCCTCACTGAATATCAAGCTTGAGGACCTGCTTCCACACTTGCAGCCGGCAGATGGAAAACCCTATTACCGAAAGCTGCTTTATCATAATGATGAAGTGGAGCTGCTCGTCATGAACTGGTCGGATATCGAATGCGCCCCGCATGATCATGGAAACTCAAAGGGATGGATTCAAGTGATGAATGGAGATTCGGAAAACACTGTTTTTGAAGTGAGGGAAGACGTCCCAATTGAGCTTTTTGCAGAGGTTAAGTCCCAAGGCTCCTTCTTTTATGCGCCTAAAAAAGGTGTGCACAAAATGAAGAGCGCAGGCAGGGAAAACCTTGTCACCCTGCACCTTTATTCGCCTCCGATTACGGGTATGAAGGTGTACGATCTGAAAAAATGTGCAGCCTGTGTAGTCTCTGAAGACTGCGGAGCCTGGTGGCCGGAGGAGCAGAGACAGAAGGTAAGGGAAATTCAGTTAAAATAA
- a CDS encoding DMT family transporter, with translation MKPQFAASLYATISISFWGVSFVSTKAVLDKLDPYTLIMLRFAIGAAFLLLVLLLKRYPLQIPLKYIPHLIVLGVLGVFIHQVIQVTALETIDASSAGWIISFSPVFTVLLSMIFLHEKLTFLKTLGIITAISGVLMVTGARSGQTLGFAINIGYILMILSTLNWAVYSILVKKLHIKLPSLVVTFYMSLLGCMLTIPFLVRDRGWEKFHLLSGSEWAHIMFLGIFVSGIGYWYWSKALEVMEASKVSMFIYMEPLFTLIAAILLLREKIFFISIMGGIIIIIGVIMVNGQLKYFSWKKR, from the coding sequence ATGAAGCCACAGTTTGCAGCCTCACTTTACGCAACCATTTCGATCAGTTTTTGGGGAGTCTCTTTTGTCTCCACTAAAGCTGTTTTGGATAAGCTGGATCCTTATACGTTAATCATGCTCCGGTTTGCTATCGGAGCCGCTTTTCTGCTCCTTGTGCTTCTCTTGAAAAGGTATCCGCTCCAGATTCCGCTTAAATATATTCCCCATTTAATTGTTCTCGGTGTACTTGGCGTTTTCATCCACCAGGTCATCCAGGTCACAGCCTTAGAGACGATAGACGCCTCCTCTGCGGGATGGATTATTTCTTTTTCACCTGTTTTTACCGTGCTTCTCTCCATGATCTTTCTTCATGAAAAATTGACATTCCTTAAGACACTGGGCATTATAACTGCGATTTCCGGCGTGCTCATGGTAACGGGAGCGAGGAGCGGTCAGACGCTGGGATTTGCTATAAATATAGGATATATCCTCATGATTCTAAGTACACTGAATTGGGCCGTATATTCCATCCTGGTAAAAAAACTGCACATTAAGCTGCCTTCCCTTGTGGTCACTTTTTATATGAGTCTGCTTGGGTGCATGCTGACAATTCCCTTTTTAGTGAGAGATAGAGGATGGGAGAAATTCCATCTATTATCTGGTTCTGAATGGGCCCATATCATGTTTTTGGGCATATTTGTTTCAGGGATCGGCTACTGGTACTGGTCCAAGGCACTCGAGGTTATGGAAGCCTCCAAGGTATCCATGTTTATCTACATGGAGCCGTTATTTACCCTTATTGCGGCCATTCTTCTGCTTCGTGAAAAAATTTTCTTCATAAGCATCATGGGCGGAATCATAATTATTATAGGGGTGATCATGGTGAATGGTCAGCTGAAATACTTTTCATGGAAAAAACGATAA